One window of the Oncorhynchus gorbuscha isolate QuinsamMale2020 ecotype Even-year linkage group LG17, OgorEven_v1.0, whole genome shotgun sequence genome contains the following:
- the socs4 gene encoding LOW QUALITY PROTEIN: suppressor of cytokine signaling 4 (The sequence of the model RefSeq protein was modified relative to this genomic sequence to represent the inferred CDS: deleted 2 bases in 1 codon) produces the protein MPEKKSWSSDSRPKCGIRSWSVDSYVWSSKKRSRSSRKTPGLWGPEGEGPMDEQGVRSTLCPWRRRERKCSCTVLGEIDTDVPCRKALSRRSLRQKFQDAVGQCFPLRNDHHHHHGHSTESSRAFSVLLWSKRKIHISELMQDKCPFSPKSEMAHCWHLIKKHASHPSTIVGLETAQAAQASQAASKEQFPSTSSSPPSMPLSWEGICSSRALSLEDWDPSCPQGGAAHGDSHTDDILVPDLLQINNSPCYWGMLDRFEAEELLEGQPEGTFLLRDSAQDEFLFSVSFRRSSRSLHARIEQNGKRFSFDGRDPCMYRDPSVTGLLRNYSDPATCLFFEPLLALLLPRTFPFTLQHSCRAVICSCTTYQGIDILPLPYQLRYYLRQYHYKCNGACAV, from the exons ATGCCTGAGAAGAAATCCTGGAGTTCAGACAGCCGTCCCAAATGTGGCATCCGCAGCTGGAGTGTAGACAGCTACGTGTGGAGCAGCAAGAAACGCTCCCGGAGTTCCCGGAAAACCCCCGGCCTTTGGGGTCCGGAGGGGGAGGGACCGATGGATGAGCAGGGGGTGCGTTCCACCTTGTGTCCGTGGCGACGGCGAGAGAGGAAGTGTAGCTGCACCGTCTTGGGGGAAATCGACACGGACGTCCCCTGTCGAAAAGCCCTTTCTCGACGCTCCCTCCGGCAGAAGTTCCAGGATGCGGTGGGTCAGTGTTTCCCTCTCCGTAatgaccaccatcaccaccacggCCACTCAACAGAGTCCTCCAGG GCTTTCTCTGTGCTCCTCTGGTCCAAGCGGAAGATCCACATCTCGGAGCTCATGCAGGACAAGTGTCCCTTCTCACCCAAGTCGGAGATGGCTCACTGCTGGCACCTCATCAAGAAGCACGCCAGCCACCCCAGCACCATCGTGGGCCTAGAGACTGCCCAAGCTGCTCAGGCTTCCCAGGCTGCCAGCAAAGAACAATTCCCTTCCACATCCTCGTCTCCGCCTTCGATGCCTCTTTCCTGGGAGGGCATATGCTCAAGTAGGGCCCTGAGCCTTGAGGACTGGGACCCGTCCTGTCCACAAGGTGGAGCAGCCCATGGTGACAGCCATACCGACGACATCCTTGTCCCGGACCTCCTCCAGATCAACAACAGCCCGTGTTACTGGGGCATGCTTGACCGCTTCGAAGCCGAGGAGCTCCTGGAGGGCCAGCCAGAGGGCACCTTCCTCCTGCGTGACTCGGCCCAGGACGAATTCCTCTTCTCAGTCAGCTTCCGCCGCTCCAGCCGTTCCCTCCATGCACGCATTGAGCAGAACGGCAAGCGCTTCAGCTTCGACGGACGCGACCCGTGCATGTACCGGGACCCGAGTGTCACAGGCCTGCTCCGGAACTACAGCGACCCAGCCACATGCCTTTTCTTCGAGCccctcctcgctctcctcctgCCCCGGACTTTCCCCTTCACCCTGCAACACTCGTGCCGCGCCGTGATCTGTAGCTGCACTACGTACCAGGGCATTGATATCCTTCCACTTCCCTATCAGCTCAGGTACTATCTTAGACAGTACCACTACAAGTGCAATGGGGCTTGTGCAGTGTAG